The Daucus carota subsp. sativus chromosome 2, DH1 v3.0, whole genome shotgun sequence genome includes a window with the following:
- the LOC108205606 gene encoding mitochondrial outer membrane protein porin of 36 kDa produces the protein MAKGPGLYSDIGKKTRDLLYRDYQSHHKFTVSTVAANGVAITPSATKKGESFLADVNAQWKNNNITTDLKLDINSNLCSTITIDELAPGLKTILSFVAPDQRSGKVELQYFHEHAGISTSIGLAATPLVSFSGVAGNNTVALGTDISFDTATGNFTKYNAALNFSSGDLIASFALNDKFDTLTASYMHAVSPLTSTAVGAELSHCFSSNENTLTIGTQHALDPLTSVKARVNNNGIASALIQHAWRPKSLVTISGEVDTRAIEKSAKVGIALALKQ, from the exons ATGGCAAAGGGTCCAGGTCTCTACTCCGATATCGGCAAGAAAACTAGag ATCTTTTGTACAGGGACTATCAGAGCCACCATAAATTCACCGTCTCTACCGTTGCTGCCAATGGAgtg GCAATCACTCCCTCGGCCACAAAAAAGGGTGAATCATTTTTGGCTGATGTGAACGCCCAATGGAAAAACAATAATATCACTACCGATCTCAAGTTGGACATCAACTCAAAT CTCTGTTCAACTATTACCATTGATGAACTTGCACCTGGCCTGAAGACAATTTTGAGCTTTGTTGCTCCTGATCAGAGATCTGGGAAG GTGGAACTACAGTATTTCCATGAACATGCTGGAATAAGCACCAGCATTGGCTTGGCTGCTACTCCACTTGTCAGCTTCTCTGGAGTTGCTGGGAATAACACAGTTGCACTTGGGACTGATATCTCCTTCGACACAGCCACAGGAAACTTTACCAAATATAATGCCGCTCTGAATTTCTCGTCTGGCGATCTCATTGCATCTTTTGCATT GAACGATAAATTCGACACCCTCACTGCTTCCTACATGCACGCAGTAAGCCCATTGACCAGCACAGCTGTTGGTGCTGAGTTGTCTCATTGTTTCTCAAGCAATGAAAACACTCTCACGATTGGTACGCAGCATGCACTGGATCCATTGACTAGCGTGAAGGCTCGGGTTAACAACAATGGAATAGCAAGTGCTCTAATCCAGCATGCATGGCGCCCAAAGTCTCTTGTTACCATCTCTGGAGAGGTGGATACCAGGGCTattgaaaagagtgccaaggtAGGAATTGCATTGGCCCTCAAGCAGTAA
- the LOC108208160 gene encoding pectate lyase, producing MGRGRKVVFFLIFLSFASGIYANIGEFDDFLKQQAEEAKQIAEQSYNPHPEEVANSLNKQVGDLLHSNRTRRHLAGAECMATNPIDRCWRCHGDWHENRKRLADCGKGFGRNTIGGRDGEIYVVTDPSDNNVEEPTPGTLRHAVIQMRPLWIIFSKSMVIRLEEELIMRKDKTIDGRGVNVHIAYGAGITIQYISNVIIHGIRIHHIIPRPGGMVRDAVNHIGLRTISDGDGISIYGSSNVWIDHVSLEKCSDGLIDAIEGSTAITISNCKFNNHDHVMLFGGSDKSVQDRIMQVTVAFNRFGKGLIQRMPRARHGFFHVVNNDYNRWQMYAIGGSANPTIISQGNRFKAPENPFAKGVTKRDYATEEEWKNWQWRSEGDLFKNGAYFNESGPPFIQENPAIRRRLIKAKPGSFAGRLTRYAGALKCKLGHPC from the exons ATGGGTAGGGGCAGAAAggttgttttcttcttgattttcTTGTCATTTGCTTCTGGAATCTATGCAAATATAGGAGAGTTTGATGATTTTCTTAAGCAACAAGCTGAGGAGGCCAAGCAAATAGCAGAACAATCGTATAATCCTCATCCTGAAGAAGTTGCTAATAGTTTGAACAAGCAAGTTGGCGA TTTGCTGCATTCCAATCGCACGAGGAGACATCTTGCAGGAGCAGAATGCATGGCAACAAACCCTATAGACAGATGCTGGAGGTGTCACGGGGATTGGCATGAAAATCGAAAGAGGCTTGCGGACTGTGGGAAGGGCTTTGGTCGTAACACCATTGGTGGAAGAGACGGCGAAATCTATGTTGTAACTGATCCATCTGACAATAATGTTGAGGAACCAACACCAGGAACTCTTCGACATGCTGTTATTCAGATGCGTCCGTTATGGATCATTTTTTCGAAATCAATGGTGATTAGGCTCGAAGAAGAGCTCATTATGagaaaagacaagacaattgatgGGAGAGGTGTGAATGTTCACATTGCTTATGGTGCCGGAATTACTATTCAGTATATTAGCAACGTGATAATTCATGGCATTCGGATTCATCACATTATTCCAAGACCTGGTGGAATGGTTAGAGATGCTGTAAATCACATTGGACTTCGAACAATCAGTGATGGTGATGGAATCAGCATTTACGGTTCAAGTAACGTCTGGATCGATCATGTTTCACTAGAAAAATGTTCAGATGGCCTCATTGATGCTATTGAGGGATCAACAGCTATTACAATCTCTAACTGCAAATTCAACAACCATGATCAT GTGATGTTGTTTGGAGGAAGTGATAAATCTGTGCAAGATAGAATTATGCAAGTAACCGTTGCATTTAACCGATTTGGAAAGGGCTTAATTCAGCGGATGCCTAGGGCTCGACATGGGTTTTTCCATGTGGTTAACAATGATTACAATCGATGGCAAATGTACGCTATTGGTGGCAGTGCTAATCCTACCATCATTAGTCAAGGCAACCGTTTCAAAGCCCCTGAAAATCCTTTCGCTAAAGGG GTGACAAAGAGGGATTATGCGACAGAGGAGGAATGGAAAAACTGGCAGTGGAGATCCGAAGGCGACTTGTTTAAAAATGGAGCCTACTTCAATGAGTCTGGACCGCCTTTTATCCAAGAAAATCCAGCGATTAGGAGGCGTCTGATCAAAGCAAAGCCTGGAAGTTTTGCCGGGAGACTTACACGCTACGCAGGTGCTCTCAAATGCAAGCTTGGCCATCCTTGTTAA